From Bordetella flabilis, the proteins below share one genomic window:
- a CDS encoding ABC transporter permease: MSDRSPAMLPAAGLAAPADAAMPLDIVAPSSLRWRWLRKHPTLILGAALLVAMAVVALAAPWIATHDPLAINPLMRLKPSSPQNYFGTDALGRDVFSRTIWGGRVSLVVAISVAVLATALGVVLGLLAGFVRWADPLIMRVMDGLMAIPDILLAIALMAVIRASLTTVIVAIAIPQLPRVVRLVRSLALTLREQLYVEAAHAIGTRLPVILARHVLPNIVTPLVVQATFIAATAVLTEAVLSFLGVGVPAQVPSWGNMMAEGRNYVAVAFTIILYPGLFLAATVLAINLMGDGLRDALDPRLANRL, translated from the coding sequence ATGTCCGATCGCTCTCCCGCCATGCTGCCTGCTGCCGGCCTAGCCGCGCCTGCGGACGCGGCCATGCCGCTCGACATTGTCGCGCCGTCTTCGTTGCGCTGGCGCTGGCTGCGCAAGCATCCCACATTGATCCTGGGAGCGGCGCTGCTTGTCGCGATGGCGGTCGTCGCGCTCGCGGCGCCCTGGATCGCCACGCATGATCCGCTCGCCATCAATCCGCTGATGCGGCTCAAGCCGTCGTCGCCGCAGAATTACTTCGGCACGGACGCGCTGGGGCGCGATGTCTTCAGCCGCACGATATGGGGCGGCCGCGTCTCGCTGGTGGTGGCGATCTCCGTCGCCGTGCTGGCCACGGCACTGGGCGTCGTGCTGGGGCTGCTGGCGGGCTTTGTGCGATGGGCGGACCCGCTCATCATGCGGGTCATGGACGGCCTGATGGCCATTCCCGATATCCTGCTGGCGATCGCGTTGATGGCGGTGATCCGCGCCAGCCTGACGACGGTGATCGTGGCCATCGCGATTCCGCAGTTGCCGCGGGTCGTGCGGCTGGTGCGATCACTGGCGCTGACGCTCCGCGAACAGCTCTATGTCGAGGCCGCGCACGCCATCGGCACGCGCTTGCCCGTGATCCTGGCGCGGCACGTGCTGCCCAATATCGTTACGCCGCTGGTGGTGCAGGCGACATTCATCGCGGCCACCGCGGTACTGACAGAGGCGGTGCTGTCCTTCCTGGGCGTGGGCGTGCCCGCCCAGGTGCCGAGCTGGGGCAACATGATGGCCGAAGGCCGCAACTATGTCGCGGTGGCCTTCACCATCATCCTCTATCCGGGCCTCTTCCTGGCTGCGACGGTATTGGCGATCAATCTCATGGGCGACGGCCTGCGCGATGCGCTGGACCCACGCCTTGCCAACCGGTTGTGA
- a CDS encoding ABC transporter permease: protein MAYVIRRLLATVPVMAVVAVIVFLLIHLSPGDPATLIAGDLASAEDIARLHVALGLDQPMWRQFVLWLGRLAHGDLGTSLFTQVPVSRLLGQRLEPTLSIAALTMLLSLVVSIPLGVLAAYRAGSWIDRVVMVFAVLAFSVPVFLVGYLLIYGFAVKLHWLPVQGFVSLSQGVWPWLRSLILPCVNLALVYIALITRMTRATVLEVLHEDYIRTARAKGLGVLPVLGHALRNAAIPIATTVGVGIALLIGGVVVTETVFAIPGIGRLVIDAVQHHDYPVIQSVLLLSAGTYVLINLLIDLSYKLFDPRIRY, encoded by the coding sequence ATGGCTTATGTGATCCGCCGCCTGTTGGCGACCGTGCCGGTAATGGCGGTCGTCGCCGTCATCGTCTTCCTGCTGATCCACCTGTCGCCGGGCGATCCGGCAACGCTCATTGCCGGCGACCTGGCATCGGCCGAGGACATCGCACGCCTGCATGTGGCCCTGGGACTGGACCAGCCCATGTGGCGGCAATTCGTGCTCTGGCTGGGACGCCTCGCGCACGGCGACCTGGGCACTTCGCTGTTCACGCAAGTGCCGGTCAGCCGCCTGTTGGGGCAGCGCCTGGAGCCGACCCTATCCATCGCCGCCTTGACCATGCTGTTGTCGCTGGTGGTCTCCATTCCGCTGGGCGTGCTGGCCGCGTATCGCGCGGGCAGCTGGATAGACCGGGTGGTGATGGTATTCGCGGTGCTGGCTTTTTCGGTGCCGGTCTTCTTGGTCGGATACCTGTTGATCTACGGCTTCGCCGTCAAGCTGCACTGGCTGCCGGTGCAGGGCTTCGTCAGCCTGAGCCAGGGGGTATGGCCATGGCTGCGCAGCCTGATCCTGCCCTGCGTGAACCTGGCGCTGGTATATATCGCGTTGATCACGCGCATGACGCGCGCCACGGTGCTGGAAGTGCTGCATGAGGACTATATCCGCACCGCGCGCGCCAAGGGCCTGGGCGTGCTGCCGGTACTGGGCCATGCACTGCGCAATGCCGCGATCCCGATCGCCACCACCGTGGGCGTGGGCATCGCGCTGCTGATCGGCGGCGTGGTGGTGACCGAAACCGTATTCGCCATTCCGGGCATCGGCCGACTGGTCATCGACGCCGTCCAGCACCATGACTATCCCGTCATCCAGAGTGTGCTGCTGTTGTCGGCCGGCACCTACGTCCTGATCAACCTGCTGATCGACCTGAGCTACAAGCTCTTCGATCCGCGCATCCGCTATTGA